A single window of Xiphophorus hellerii strain 12219 chromosome 12, Xiphophorus_hellerii-4.1, whole genome shotgun sequence DNA harbors:
- the paxx gene encoding protein PAXX isoform X1, with product MQDSNWFCTVVDMKSQARYVCYSRRKGGGGGGRLCVNVSMSCSVTDAAAVWSADCSEDVLKPQGHRPALKSTEDDILRFRTSCLSGDVRVVVQHSRAALHVGSGPAALSVTLTRMEAPQATEELKELLFTMADALAQLDSGSSAVNPFKSLQRCPADLKPRQQQNGAASVTKRRLPGASLINPGTKKKVQATGVAFDDEDEV from the exons ATGCAGGACAGCAACTGGTTCTGCACCGTGGTGGACATGAAGAGCCAGGCTAGATATGTGTGCTACAGCCGCaggaagggaggaggaggaggaggaagactctGTGTTAA TGTCTCCATGTCCTGCAGTGTGACGGACGCAGCAGCAGTTTGGAGCGCGGACTGCTCTGAGGACGTCCTGAAGCCGCAG GGACACAGGCCGGCCCTGAAATCCACAGAGGATGACATCCTGAGGTTCAG GACGTCGTGCCTCAGTGGGGATGTGAGAGTTGTGGTTCAGCACAGTAGGGCAGCTCTTCATGTGGGCTCCGGACCGGCCGCACTCAGTGTGACCCTCACCAGGATGGAGGCTCCTCAGGCCACAGAGGAGCTCAAGGAGCTGCTCTTCACCATGGCTGACGCACTTGCACAGCTTGACA GTGGGAGCTCAGCTGTGAATCCTTTCAAGAGCCTGCAGCGATGCCCAGCAG atttgaaaCCCCGACAGCAGCAGAATGGCGCTGCGTCTGTGACCAAGAGGAGGCTTCCTGGGGCTTCACTGATCAACCCCGGCACTAAGAA AAAGGTGCAAGCGACCGGCGTAGCCtttgatgatgaagatgaagtctga
- the paxx gene encoding protein PAXX isoform X2 — MQDSNWFCTVVDMKSQARYVCYSRRKGGGGGGRLCVNVTDAAAVWSADCSEDVLKPQGHRPALKSTEDDILRFRTSCLSGDVRVVVQHSRAALHVGSGPAALSVTLTRMEAPQATEELKELLFTMADALAQLDSGSSAVNPFKSLQRCPADLKPRQQQNGAASVTKRRLPGASLINPGTKKKVQATGVAFDDEDEV; from the exons ATGCAGGACAGCAACTGGTTCTGCACCGTGGTGGACATGAAGAGCCAGGCTAGATATGTGTGCTACAGCCGCaggaagggaggaggaggaggaggaagactctGTGTTAA TGTGACGGACGCAGCAGCAGTTTGGAGCGCGGACTGCTCTGAGGACGTCCTGAAGCCGCAG GGACACAGGCCGGCCCTGAAATCCACAGAGGATGACATCCTGAGGTTCAG GACGTCGTGCCTCAGTGGGGATGTGAGAGTTGTGGTTCAGCACAGTAGGGCAGCTCTTCATGTGGGCTCCGGACCGGCCGCACTCAGTGTGACCCTCACCAGGATGGAGGCTCCTCAGGCCACAGAGGAGCTCAAGGAGCTGCTCTTCACCATGGCTGACGCACTTGCACAGCTTGACA GTGGGAGCTCAGCTGTGAATCCTTTCAAGAGCCTGCAGCGATGCCCAGCAG atttgaaaCCCCGACAGCAGCAGAATGGCGCTGCGTCTGTGACCAAGAGGAGGCTTCCTGGGGCTTCACTGATCAACCCCGGCACTAAGAA AAAGGTGCAAGCGACCGGCGTAGCCtttgatgatgaagatgaagtctga